Genomic window (Mycolicibacterium smegmatis):
GCGGCGTCCGTGCGTCCCAATGCCCAACGTGCGGTGAGGGACAGGCATCGATTGGGTTAACTCGCGTTCGTTTGTGCCGAGGTCGACGAGAATGTCGCTCGCCGCGACGTCCAGCGGCATTTGCGTCAGTTTCGGCACGAATCTGCGCAAGGATCAACAGATGACCTGCGAGCATGCTCCATTGACCACCCGAAGACTGCCATTCGGCGTCGCGGTTCTCGGCGGTCCGACCACGGTCGTCGACATCGGCGGGCATCGGCTGATCTGCGATCCCACGTTCGACCCACCGACCGACTACGGCTATCTGCAGAAGCTCGCCGGGCCTGCCGCCGATGAGTCCGCCGTCGGTGACGTCGACGTCGCACTGGTGAGCCATGACCTGCATCCGGACAATCTCGACGTCGCGGGCCGCGCATTCGCGCTGAGCGCACCGGTCCTGCTGACCACGGCCACCGCCGCCACACGTCTCGGCGCACCGTCAGTGCCGTTGGCGCCGTGGACAACTTGGGAGTCGCCCGACGGACTCGCGATCACCGCAGTGCCTGCGCGGCACGGCCCCGCCGACGGAGAACTCAACGAGGAGGGCTTCGTCAACTGCGAGGTCATCGGATTCGTCGTCACCGCCCCGGACAGCCCGACGGTCTATCTCAGCGGCGACAACGCTTCTGTCGAGATCGTCCGCGAGATCCGCGAGCGCATCGGCGGGATCGACTGCGCGGTGTTGTTCGCCGGATCCGCTTCGGTACCCGCCAAGTTCGACGGGCGTCCGCTGAGCCTCACCGCCGAACGCGCCGCCGCGGCCGCAGAGGTCCTGGGCTCACCGCACGTGGTCGTGGCGCACCAAGACGGCTGGGCCCATTTCCGGCAGGGCGCTGCCGACACTGCCGCGGCGTTCCACGCTGCCGGCATCGGTGACAGGCTGTGCAGCGCCCCGCTGGGCCACATGTGTGCGATCTAGCCTCGAAATCGACGTAAACGTCGCTCGCCCGTGGCGTAGCGACAGTTACGTCACTTTCGTGGACGCCACCCCCGGGCCAACAGCGCGGTGCGGGCCTCAGCGACGACTTCGGTGGGCCAATCCTCCTTGATGACGTGGATGACGTGCCAGCCGAGCCGCTGCAAAACCCGACTCACCTGCACGTCGAGCACATACTGCCCGCGGCTGGTGAGGTGCTGCTCGCCGTCGTACTCGGCGCCGACGCGGAACTCTTCCCACACCATGTCGAGCCTGCGGACATAGCGTCCGCTCTCATCGAGCACCACGTATTGCGTTGTGGGGTAGGGCAACCCGGCATCGACGAAGAGCAGCCGCAGCCACGTCTCCCGGGGTGACTCGGCACCGCCGTCCACAAGCGGAAGCGCTGTCCGCAGTCGTTGTAATCCGCGTGCGCCGCGGTAACGCTTGGCCAGCAGTGCAACATCCTCGGTGGAGAACGGCCTGGCGTTCATCAACGCGTCCAAACGCGGAACTGCCTGGTCTCGGGGAAGGTGGCGGGCGAGGTCGAAGGCCGCCCGAGCCGGTGTCGCGACGCGAATGCCGGCAATCTGAGTGATTTCGTCGTCGTGCAGCCTCTCCCTGCGGACGGTCAGCCCGGCCTGTCGTCGGACCGGCGCCACGATCTCGACGGTGACATCCGGCCCACCCACTTCGCCCCGTGCATCGCCGAGGCCGCGATACCGGTGATCACCGCACTGGGACACGCGAGCGACGCCCCGATGATGCGGTCGCGCAGCGAGACCGCGTGCCCATTTGGGACGTAGACCCCGCGGTAGAGCACGTGATAGCGATGCCGCAGCTGCGACGGCGTGAGCCACCCGGCCACTATCGCGTCACTGCCGACGAACGGAATGTCCACGTATATAGGACGCAGCGCAGCCCGGATCGGCTCCCTGCGACGTCGAGAGCGACGAAATTGTCGCTACGAGCACCCGCGAACGACATTTGCGTCACTCTCGGCGCCAAGCGAAGCACGCAGACTCAGCGCCGACGCGACCTCAGGTAGTCCCCCACCACGGCCGCGCCCAGACCGTCGAGGTCGGGCACCACCACACGGCCCTGCACGCGGCGGGCCACCTGGTCGATGAACCGCGCCAACCCCGGATCGCTGCCGAGCCGGAAGATCGTCACCTGTGCGCCGAGGCGGGCGACCTCGTCGAACCCGCGCACGGTGTGGGCGATGGTCCGCGGATGCGGCGGATAGTCGAAGAACACCTGTGCGCCTTCGTCTTCGGAGATCCGGAAGTTCTCCAGGTGTGCCGTCGGTTCGCCGTCGGTGACCACCAGCACCACGGGCTGCGCGTTCGGGTGGCGACGCAGATGCCGTGACGCCAGGGCCAGGGCGTGGTGCAAGTTGGTGCCCTGCTCGTAGACGCCTTCCAGCGCGGTCAGTTCGGCCGCGCTGACGGTGCGGGCGTAGCGGCCGAACGCGATGATCTGCAACGCATCCGATCGGAACCTGGTGGACACCAGATGGTTGAGCGCCAGCGCGGTGCGCTTCATCGGCAGCCAACGGTTCTCCATCACCATCGAGAACGACGTGTCGACCAGCAGCGCCACACACGCCTGCGTGCGGGTCTCGGTCTCGGAGATCTCGACGTCGTCGACCGCGAACCGGATGGGCCGTTCCACCAGGCCGGTACCGGCCTGCCGCAGAACGGCATTGGTCACGGTGCGGGTGACGTTCCACGGCTCGGTGTCGCCGAACTGCCACGGCCGGGTCGCACCCGTCAGCTCGCCGGCCGCCCCGGCGCGGCGCGTGTCGCGCTCACCGTGGCGCCCGGAAAGCTGTTGCGCCACATCACGCAACGCGGTCTGCCCGAGTTGTCGCATGGCCTTGGGCGACAGCCGCCACTGCCCGTCGGAACCACGGTCCAAGAAACCCTGGTTCACCAGGGCACGCTCCAGTTCGGCGAGCGTGCGGGCATCGACGGCGGCCTCGTCACCGAGTTGGCGCGCGAGGGCCTCCAGGTCGACGTCGTCCATGGTCGCGCCCGCGTAGCTCTGCGACAACGCGTCGGCCAGTTGCTCCAGCTCGGCGATGTCGGCGAGCGCCTGCGCGCCCTCCCCCATGCCCAGCGGATCGTCGCCGGAGAACCGTTGCGCCCCGTTCCAGTCCTCACCGGGCCGCGCGGACTGAAGGTGCGCGTCGAGGCGGTTCAGCGCGTTCATGAGCGACGGCGATCCGAATGCCTGCTGCGCCAGCGCATCCAGCTCGGCACGCTGGTCCGGCGAGAGGCTGTTGCGGAACCGCTGAGCCGCCGCGGCACGCTTGGCCAGCGAATCGAGCAGCTCGTCGATGTTCTGCGGGTTCTCCGGAAAGAACTCGCCGTGCTTGTCCATGAAGTCCTGGAAATCCTGCTGCGTATCCTGCCCGGCGGCGTGCTTGTCCAGCAGATTGTTCAGGTCATCCAGCATGTCGTTGACGCGCTGGCGGTCCTCGTCGGTGGCGTTCTCCAGCGCCTGCTTCATGCCTGCGAAACGTTGGTCGAGCATCTCGCGGCCCATCAGGTCCTTGATCTGCTCGTACTTCTCGCGTGCCTCCTGCGAACGCCAGTCGTACTCGGCGAGCTCCTGCACGGCCTTGGCCGGCGACGGCGACAACGCATCGAGTTGCAGTTCCCCGAAACGCGCGTCGTCGTCGAGCGCACGCGCGAGTTCCTTGCGCTCGGCCAGCACGGCCTCGTCGAGCAGCTTCTTGATCTCCTGCAGCGTCCCGTCGAGGTTGTTGCGCTGCAACAGCTCCCGGCGGCGCCGGTTGGCCTCGGCCGCGAGCCGGTCGGCACCGCGCATGTTCTGCGTGCCGCGGCGCATCAACTCCGACAGCGCACGCCGCGGTGAGCTGCCCTCCATGACGTTCTGGCCGATCTGCTCGAGCGCCTCGCGCAGATCGATCGGGGGCGCCAGCGGATCGGGGCCACCGGTGTACCGCGAATACCGCGAGGTGTGCCCGTGCCCCCGACCCGAGGCGTTGTCAGCCATAGACGGTCTCGCCCTCCCCGGACACCTTGTCGATCCGTTTCGCCAGATACAGCGCCTCCAGCGCCAATTCGATCGCGGCGGCACGCTGGCCCACCGACACCGCGTTGAGGCGGTGCGCGATGGCGTCGATGGCGGGCAGGTCCGGCAGCGCCGCCACAACGTCTTTGGCGGAGACGCGCTCACCGGTGGTCACCGGGGAGCCTTCCTCGATCGCCGCGACGAGCGGGCCGACGTCGATACCGCCCAGCAGGCGCTGCGCGGTGTCGGCCGTGGCGCGGCGCAGCAGATGCTCCAGCACGGCCTGCTCCCGACCTTCTTCGCCGGTCTCGAATTCGAGTTTGCCGCGCAACACGTCGATCACGGTCCCGAGGTCGACCACACGGGCCACCGGATCGTCCTCACCGAGGATGGCCGCGCGGTGCCGCGCCGAGGCCGCGACGGTCTCGGCCGCGGCGATCGCGAACCGCGCCGACACACCCGAACGCTGGTCGATCGAGTTCGACTCACGGAGATTGCGCGCGAACCGGGCGAGCACGGCGAGCAGGTACTCGGGCACCTCGGCCGCGAGTTCGGCCTCCTGCCGGATGACGCCCACCTCGGCCTCGAGTTCCAGCGGGTAGTGCGTGCGGATCTCGGCGCCGAACCGGTCCTTGAGCGGGGTGATGATGCGCCCGCGGTTGGTGTAGTCCTCCGGGTTGGCGCTGGCGACGACGAGCACGTCGAGCGGCAGCCGCAGCGTGTAGCCGCGCACCTGGATGTCGCGCTCCTCCATCACGTTGAGCATCGCCACCTGGATGCGCTCGGCGAGGTCGGGAAGTTCGTTGACCGCCACGATGCCGCGGTGCGCCCGCGGGATGAGCCCGTAGGCGATGGTCTCGGGGTCACCCAGGCTGCGCCCTTCGGCGACCTTGATCGGGTCGATGTCGCCCACCAGGTCGGCGACGCTGGTGTCGGGCGTCGCGAGTTTCTCGGTGTAGCGCTCGCTGCGATGACGCCACTCGACGGGCAGGTCGTCACCGGAGTCGGCCGCACGGCGGATCGACTCCGGCGTGATGGGGCTGTAGGGATGCTCGCCCAGTTCGGAACCCGCGATCACGGGTGTCCACTCGTCGAGCAGCCCGGTCAGCGCCCGCAGCAGCCTGGTCTTGCCCTGACCGCGCTCGCCCAGCAACACCACGTCGTGCCCGGCGATCAGGGCCCGTTCGAGCTGCGGGATCACGGTGTCCTCGAAGCCGAGAATCCCAGGCCAAACATCGCGGCGCTCGGCCAGCGCGGCCAGCAGGTTTTCCCGGATTTCGGCTT
Coding sequences:
- a CDS encoding sigma 54-interacting transcriptional regulator; this encodes MSQPKDLPRTVGELRASGHRERGVKAEIRENLLAALAERRDVWPGILGFEDTVIPQLERALIAGHDVVLLGERGQGKTRLLRALTGLLDEWTPVIAGSELGEHPYSPITPESIRRAADSGDDLPVEWRHRSERYTEKLATPDTSVADLVGDIDPIKVAEGRSLGDPETIAYGLIPRAHRGIVAVNELPDLAERIQVAMLNVMEERDIQVRGYTLRLPLDVLVVASANPEDYTNRGRIITPLKDRFGAEIRTHYPLELEAEVGVIRQEAELAAEVPEYLLAVLARFARNLRESNSIDQRSGVSARFAIAAAETVAASARHRAAILGEDDPVARVVDLGTVIDVLRGKLEFETGEEGREQAVLEHLLRRATADTAQRLLGGIDVGPLVAAIEEGSPVTTGERVSAKDVVAALPDLPAIDAIAHRLNAVSVGQRAAAIELALEALYLAKRIDKVSGEGETVYG
- a CDS encoding MBL fold metallo-hydrolase; this translates as MTTRRLPFGVAVLGGPTTVVDIGGHRLICDPTFDPPTDYGYLQKLAGPAADESAVGDVDVALVSHDLHPDNLDVAGRAFALSAPVLLTTATAATRLGAPSVPLAPWTTWESPDGLAITAVPARHGPADGELNEEGFVNCEVIGFVVTAPDSPTVYLSGDNASVEIVREIRERIGGIDCAVLFAGSASVPAKFDGRPLSLTAERAAAAAEVLGSPHVVVAHQDGWAHFRQGAADTAAAFHAAGIGDRLCSAPLGHMCAI
- a CDS encoding vWA domain-containing protein — protein: MADNASGRGHGHTSRYSRYTGGPDPLAPPIDLREALEQIGQNVMEGSSPRRALSELMRRGTQNMRGADRLAAEANRRRRELLQRNNLDGTLQEIKKLLDEAVLAERKELARALDDDARFGELQLDALSPSPAKAVQELAEYDWRSQEAREKYEQIKDLMGREMLDQRFAGMKQALENATDEDRQRVNDMLDDLNNLLDKHAAGQDTQQDFQDFMDKHGEFFPENPQNIDELLDSLAKRAAAAQRFRNSLSPDQRAELDALAQQAFGSPSLMNALNRLDAHLQSARPGEDWNGAQRFSGDDPLGMGEGAQALADIAELEQLADALSQSYAGATMDDVDLEALARQLGDEAAVDARTLAELERALVNQGFLDRGSDGQWRLSPKAMRQLGQTALRDVAQQLSGRHGERDTRRAGAAGELTGATRPWQFGDTEPWNVTRTVTNAVLRQAGTGLVERPIRFAVDDVEISETETRTQACVALLVDTSFSMVMENRWLPMKRTALALNHLVSTRFRSDALQIIAFGRYARTVSAAELTALEGVYEQGTNLHHALALASRHLRRHPNAQPVVLVVTDGEPTAHLENFRISEDEGAQVFFDYPPHPRTIAHTVRGFDEVARLGAQVTIFRLGSDPGLARFIDQVARRVQGRVVVPDLDGLGAAVVGDYLRSRRR